One segment of Streptomyces sp. TG1A-8 DNA contains the following:
- a CDS encoding NHL domain-containing thioredoxin family protein: MNDAVSTSAPAPVRRRARVRAPELTGKGGWLNTGGKQYALADLRGRIVVLDFWTFCCVNCLHVLDELRELEERHRDTVVVVGVHSPKFVHEADHRAVVDAVERYGVEHPVLDDPELTTWKQYAVRAWPTLVVIDPEGYVVAQHAGEGHVHAIERLVAELEAEHGARGTLRRGDGPYVPPEPEPTVLRFPGKALLLPGGTFLVSDTTRHQLVELAEDAETVVRRIGTGARGFADGGPGEASFNEPQGLALLGDGTSVVVADTVNHALRRLDLASGRVTTLAGTGRQWWQGSPTAGPAREVDLSSPWDVAVFGGRVWIAMAGVHQLWTYDPDARTVAVAAGTTNEGLVDGPGAEAWFAQPSGLAATADRLWLADSETSALRWVDPDGHVHTAVGTGLFDFGHRDGAAGQALFQHPLGVTALPDGSVAVADTYNHALRRYDPSTGEVTTLATDLREPSDAVLAGDDIVVVESARHRLTRLRLPEESVRVEAVAHRTRRAATEVAPGRLRLDVVFQAPAGQKLDTRYGPSTRLLVSATPPGLLLGGAGAGTDLSRELELDPAVGEGVLHVSAMAASCDDDPANEYPACHVHQQDWGVPVRLAEGATDRLPLVLAGLDAEADSGTTTDADPPGRG; encoded by the coding sequence ATGAACGATGCCGTCTCGACGTCCGCCCCCGCGCCCGTGCGCCGCCGTGCCCGTGTCCGCGCCCCCGAGCTGACCGGCAAGGGCGGCTGGCTGAACACCGGGGGCAAGCAGTACGCGCTGGCCGACCTGCGCGGACGCATCGTCGTCCTGGACTTCTGGACGTTCTGCTGCGTGAACTGCCTGCACGTCCTGGACGAGCTGCGGGAGCTGGAGGAGAGGCACCGGGACACCGTGGTGGTGGTCGGGGTCCACTCGCCGAAGTTCGTGCACGAGGCGGACCACCGGGCGGTCGTGGACGCCGTGGAGCGCTACGGCGTGGAGCACCCGGTGCTGGACGATCCGGAGCTGACGACCTGGAAGCAGTACGCGGTGCGGGCCTGGCCGACGCTCGTCGTGATCGACCCCGAGGGGTACGTCGTCGCCCAGCACGCGGGCGAGGGGCACGTGCACGCCATCGAGCGGCTGGTGGCGGAGCTGGAGGCCGAGCACGGGGCCAGGGGCACCCTGCGCCGCGGCGACGGACCGTACGTGCCGCCGGAGCCGGAGCCGACGGTGCTGCGCTTCCCGGGCAAGGCGCTGCTGCTGCCGGGCGGGACGTTCCTGGTCAGCGACACCACCCGGCACCAGCTGGTGGAGCTGGCCGAGGACGCGGAGACGGTGGTGCGCCGCATCGGCACCGGTGCGCGCGGGTTCGCCGACGGCGGCCCCGGGGAGGCGTCCTTCAACGAGCCGCAGGGCCTCGCCCTGCTCGGCGACGGCACGTCCGTGGTCGTCGCCGACACCGTCAACCACGCCCTGCGCCGCCTGGACCTCGCCTCCGGGCGGGTGACCACCCTGGCCGGCACCGGCAGGCAGTGGTGGCAGGGGTCCCCGACCGCCGGACCGGCCCGCGAGGTGGACCTGTCCTCGCCCTGGGACGTGGCGGTCTTCGGCGGCAGGGTGTGGATCGCCATGGCGGGCGTCCACCAGCTGTGGACGTACGACCCGGACGCGCGGACCGTCGCCGTGGCGGCGGGCACCACCAACGAGGGACTGGTGGACGGGCCCGGCGCCGAGGCCTGGTTCGCACAGCCCTCCGGGCTCGCGGCCACCGCCGACCGGCTCTGGCTCGCCGACTCCGAGACCTCGGCCCTGCGCTGGGTGGACCCGGACGGACACGTCCACACCGCCGTCGGCACCGGCCTGTTCGACTTCGGCCACCGGGACGGGGCCGCCGGGCAGGCGCTGTTCCAGCACCCGCTGGGCGTCACCGCCCTCCCGGACGGCTCGGTCGCCGTCGCCGACACCTACAACCACGCACTGCGCCGCTACGACCCCTCGACCGGCGAGGTGACGACGCTCGCCACCGATCTGCGGGAGCCCAGCGACGCCGTGCTGGCGGGCGACGACATCGTGGTCGTGGAGTCGGCGCGGCACCGCCTGACCCGGCTGCGACTGCCCGAGGAGTCGGTCCGCGTGGAGGCGGTCGCCCACCGCACGCGGCGGGCGGCGACGGAGGTCGCCCCCGGCAGGCTGCGGCTCGACGTGGTCTTCCAGGCCCCGGCGGGCCAGAAGCTCGACACCAGGTACGGGCCCTCGACCCGCCTGCTGGTCTCCGCCACCCCGCCCGGGCTGCTGCTGGGGGGCGCGGGCGCGGGTACGGACCTGTCCCGCGAACTGGAACTGGACCCGGCGGTCGGCGAGGGCGTCCTGCACGTCTCCGCGATGGCCGCGAGCTGCGACGACGACCCGGCCAACGAGTACCCGGCCTGCCACGTCCACCAGCAGGACTGGGGCGTCCCCGTCCGCCTCGCCGAGGGCGCGACGGACCGCCTGCCCCTGGTCCTGGCCGGACTGGACGCCGAGGCGGACAGCGGGACGACCACCGACGCGGATCCGCCGGGCCGGGGCTGA
- a CDS encoding maleylpyruvate isomerase family mycothiol-dependent enzyme: MSLHPTLQPYADAWTHSVDAISELVQPLAEAEWNRRTPCPGWSVRDVVSHVIGMDCEMLGDPRPIHALPRDLFHVTNEHQRYMEMQVDVRRHHTAPEMTAELEYTIIRRNRQLRNESRDPGTKVRGPVSTEITLERAMRMRAFDVWVHEQDLRTALGLPGNLDSAGAYVARDLLLEALPKVVAKDANAPRSSAVVFDVHGPVEFLRTIRIDIQGRGTLETVPALGPAATLTLDWETYVRLACGRVGPEAVADRVKAEGDQDLAAAILRNFAVTP; encoded by the coding sequence GTGAGTCTGCATCCCACCCTCCAGCCCTACGCCGACGCCTGGACCCACTCTGTGGACGCGATATCCGAGTTGGTGCAGCCCCTCGCCGAGGCCGAGTGGAACCGGCGGACCCCATGCCCCGGCTGGTCGGTGCGGGACGTGGTGTCGCACGTGATCGGCATGGACTGCGAGATGCTCGGCGACCCGCGGCCCATCCACGCCCTGCCGCGCGACCTCTTCCACGTCACCAACGAGCACCAGCGCTACATGGAGATGCAGGTCGACGTGCGCCGCCACCACACGGCGCCGGAGATGACGGCCGAGCTGGAGTACACGATCATCCGCCGCAACCGCCAGCTGCGCAACGAGTCCCGCGACCCCGGCACCAAGGTGCGCGGCCCGGTGAGCACCGAGATCACCCTCGAACGGGCCATGCGCATGCGGGCGTTCGACGTGTGGGTGCACGAGCAGGACCTGCGCACCGCCCTGGGCCTCCCCGGCAATTTGGACTCGGCCGGCGCGTACGTCGCCCGGGACCTGCTGCTGGAGGCCCTGCCCAAGGTCGTCGCCAAGGACGCGAACGCGCCGCGCAGCTCGGCGGTCGTGTTCGACGTGCACGGCCCGGTCGAGTTCCTGCGCACGATCCGCATCGACATCCAGGGGCGCGGCACCCTGGAGACCGTCCCCGCGCTCGGCCCCGCCGCCACCCTCACCCTCGACTGGGAGACGTACGTCCGCCTGGCCTGCGGCCGGGTCGGCCCGGAGGCGGTGGCGGACCGGGTGAAGGCGGAGGGGGACCAGGACCTGGCGGCGGCGATCCTGCGCAACTTCGCGGTGACGCCGTAG
- a CDS encoding dihydrolipoamide acetyltransferase family protein: MTTMTEASVREFKMPDVGEGLTEAEILKWYVQPGDTVSDGQVVCEVETAKAAVELPIPYDGVVRALHFPEGTTVDVGTAIIAVEVAGGAPAQAPAGRPGEQAGAGRPQAEPGQPQQESGPAARQPVLVGYGVAASSTKRRPRKGPGTAVPVAAQAAVAVQAELNGHGAPAAPARPRPLAKPPVRKLAKDLGVDLAAITPSRPDGVITREDVHAAAVPAAPEPAVRTAPAAAAPAPVTAVPAAPAPAVAHDGARETRVPVKGVRKATAAAMVGSAFTAPHVTEFVTVDVTRTMKLVEELKQDREFQGLRVNPLLLIAKALLVAVKRHPEINASWDEAAQEIVLKHYVNLGIAAATPRGLIVPNIKDAHAKTLPQLAEALGELVSTAREGRTSPAAMQGGTVTITNVGVFGVDTGTPILNPGESAILAVGAIKLQPWVHKGRVKPRQVTTLALSFDHRLVDGELGSKVLADVAAVLEQPKRLISWA, encoded by the coding sequence GTGACGACGATGACGGAAGCTTCCGTACGCGAGTTCAAGATGCCCGACGTGGGCGAGGGGCTCACCGAGGCCGAGATCCTCAAGTGGTACGTCCAGCCGGGTGACACGGTCAGCGACGGCCAGGTGGTGTGCGAGGTCGAGACCGCCAAGGCGGCCGTCGAACTGCCCATCCCCTACGACGGCGTGGTCCGCGCACTGCACTTCCCCGAGGGCACCACGGTGGACGTGGGCACGGCCATCATCGCGGTGGAGGTGGCCGGCGGCGCGCCCGCGCAGGCGCCCGCCGGACGGCCCGGGGAGCAGGCCGGGGCCGGACGGCCGCAGGCGGAGCCCGGGCAGCCGCAGCAGGAGTCCGGGCCGGCGGCCCGCCAGCCGGTCCTGGTCGGCTACGGCGTGGCCGCCTCCTCCACCAAGCGCCGCCCGCGCAAGGGTCCCGGGACCGCGGTCCCGGTCGCCGCCCAGGCGGCCGTGGCGGTCCAGGCCGAGCTGAACGGCCACGGCGCTCCCGCCGCCCCGGCCCGGCCCCGCCCGCTGGCCAAGCCGCCGGTGCGCAAGCTGGCCAAGGACCTCGGCGTCGACCTCGCCGCGATCACGCCCTCCCGCCCGGACGGCGTCATCACCCGCGAGGACGTCCACGCGGCGGCCGTCCCGGCGGCGCCCGAGCCCGCGGTGCGGACCGCGCCCGCCGCGGCGGCGCCCGCCCCGGTCACCGCCGTCCCGGCCGCCCCGGCCCCGGCGGTGGCGCACGACGGCGCGCGCGAGACCCGCGTCCCGGTCAAGGGCGTCCGCAAGGCGACGGCGGCGGCGATGGTCGGCTCGGCGTTCACGGCGCCGCACGTCACGGAGTTCGTGACGGTGGACGTGACGCGCACGATGAAGCTGGTGGAGGAGCTCAAGCAGGACCGGGAGTTCCAGGGCCTGCGCGTGAACCCCCTCCTGCTGATCGCCAAGGCCCTGCTGGTGGCCGTCAAGCGCCACCCGGAGATCAACGCGTCCTGGGACGAGGCCGCCCAGGAGATCGTGCTCAAGCACTACGTCAACCTGGGCATCGCGGCGGCGACCCCCCGCGGCCTGATCGTCCCGAACATCAAGGACGCCCACGCCAAGACGCTGCCGCAGCTGGCGGAGGCGCTCGGCGAGCTGGTCTCCACCGCCCGCGAGGGCAGGACGTCCCCGGCCGCGATGCAGGGCGGCACGGTGACCATCACCAACGTGGGCGTCTTCGGCGTCGACACCGGCACGCCGATCCTGAACCCCGGCGAGTCGGCGATCCTCGCGGTCGGCGCGATCAAACTCCAGCCGTGGGTCCACAAGGGCAGGGTCAAGCCGCGCCAGGTCACCACCCTGGCCCTCAGCTTCGACCACCGCCTGGTCGACGGCGAACTGGGCTCCAAGGTCCTGGCGGACGTGGCGGCCGTCCTGGAACAGCCGAAGCGGCTGATCAGCTGGGCGTGA
- a CDS encoding D-alanyl-D-alanine carboxypeptidase family protein, with amino-acid sequence MGTRIRRAAAVVATSGALLTTGALTAAPAQAVTAPSIVAKGGFVMDNANARTLYTKAADTTRSTGSTTKIMTAKVVLSQSNLNLDAKVTIQKAYSDYVVKNNASQAHLIVGDKVTVRQLLYGLMLPSGCDAAYALADKYGSGSTRAARVSSFIGKMNTAAKGLGLTHTHFDSFDGIGNGSNYSTPRDLTKIASSAMKNSTFRTIVKTKQYTAKTITKTGSTRTMNAWVNTNGLLSSYSGTIGVKTGSGPEAKYCLVFAATRGGRTVIGTVLASSSIPQRESDAKKLLGYGFTKLG; translated from the coding sequence ATGGGCACCCGCATCCGCCGAGCCGCCGCCGTCGTCGCCACCTCCGGCGCGCTGCTCACCACCGGGGCCCTCACCGCGGCACCCGCGCAGGCCGTCACCGCGCCCTCGATCGTGGCCAAGGGCGGCTTCGTGATGGACAACGCGAACGCCAGGACGCTGTACACCAAGGCAGCGGACACCACGCGGTCCACCGGCTCCACCACCAAGATCATGACCGCCAAGGTCGTGCTCTCCCAGTCGAACCTCAACCTCGACGCCAAGGTGACGATCCAGAAGGCGTACAGCGACTACGTCGTCAAGAACAACGCCTCGCAGGCGCACCTGATCGTCGGTGACAAGGTCACCGTCCGGCAGCTGCTGTACGGCCTGATGCTGCCCTCCGGCTGCGACGCGGCCTACGCGCTCGCCGACAAGTACGGCAGCGGCTCCACCCGGGCCGCGCGCGTGTCGAGCTTCATCGGCAAGATGAACACGGCCGCGAAGGGCCTGGGCCTGACGCACACGCACTTCGACTCGTTCGACGGCATCGGCAACGGCTCCAACTACTCCACGCCGCGCGACCTGACGAAGATCGCCAGCAGCGCGATGAAGAACTCCACGTTCCGCACGATCGTCAAGACCAAGCAGTACACGGCGAAGACGATCACCAAGACGGGCAGCACCCGCACGATGAACGCGTGGGTCAACACCAACGGGCTCCTCAGCAGCTACAGCGGCACCATCGGCGTCAAGACCGGCTCCGGCCCCGAGGCCAAGTACTGCCTGGTCTTCGCGGCGACCCGGGGCGGCAGGACCGTCATCGGCACCGTCCTCGCCTCCAGCTCCATCCCCCAGCGCGAGTCGGACGCCAAGAAGCTCCTCGGCTACGGCTTCACCAAGCTCGGCTGA
- a CDS encoding GntR family transcriptional regulator, protein MQTVLKQPPAADRVYDHVKQGVLDRRYEGGTLLTEGELAEAVGVSRTPVREALLRLQAEGLLRLYPKKGALVLPVSAQEIADVVETRLLVETHAARKAVPAPPGLLERLTELLERQKAQAAAGDLAGAAVTDRCFHAEIVRSGGNEILSRLYDQLRDRQLRMGVAVMHSHPGRIAKTLAEHGDILAALRAGDAEAAVEAVRRHVSWVSHLARGEAR, encoded by the coding sequence ATGCAAACGGTCCTCAAGCAGCCACCCGCCGCCGACCGCGTCTACGACCACGTCAAGCAGGGCGTCCTCGACCGCCGCTACGAGGGCGGGACCCTCCTGACCGAAGGGGAGCTGGCCGAGGCCGTGGGGGTCTCGCGCACCCCCGTCCGCGAGGCGCTGCTGCGCCTGCAGGCGGAGGGGCTGCTCCGGCTCTACCCGAAGAAGGGCGCCCTGGTCCTGCCGGTCTCCGCGCAGGAGATCGCCGACGTGGTCGAGACCCGGCTGCTGGTGGAGACGCACGCGGCCCGCAAGGCCGTGCCCGCCCCGCCGGGCCTGCTGGAGCGGCTGACCGAGCTGCTGGAGCGGCAGAAGGCGCAGGCCGCGGCCGGCGACCTGGCCGGCGCCGCGGTGACCGACCGCTGCTTCCACGCCGAGATCGTCCGCAGCGGCGGCAACGAGATCCTCTCCCGCCTCTACGACCAGCTGCGCGACCGCCAGCTCAGGATGGGCGTCGCCGTCATGCACTCCCACCCCGGCCGGATCGCCAAGACGCTCGCCGAGCACGGGGACATCCTGGCCGCGCTGCGCGCCGGGGACGCGGAGGCCGCCGTGGAGGCCGTGCGCCGGCACGTCAGCTGGGTCTCACACCTGGCGCGGGGGGAGGCCCGGTGA
- a CDS encoding nitrate/nitrite transporter produces MSNATLPGDPPGGRRAVTVWSVGVAVYFVAVIFRTSLGVAGLDAADRFHVNASALSTFSILQLLVYAGMQIPVGLLVDRLGTKRVLSIGAVLFTAGQLGFAFSPSYGTALASRALLGCGDAMTFISVLRLGTRWFPARRGPLVAQLAGLTGMAGNLVSTLVLARLLHGVGWTPAFAGSALAGAVVLVLTLLFLKDHPEGHEPEPFPHRGAAYVRRQIAASWREPGTRLGLWVHFTTQFPAMVFLLLWGLPFLVEAQGLSRAAAGDLLTLVVLSNMAVGLVYGQIVARLHAARLPLALGTVAATALVWAATLAWPGAHAPGWLLVVLCAVLGACGPASMLGFDFARPANPPERQGTASGITNMGGFTASMTTLLAVGVLLDATGDDYTVAFSAVFVLQALGISQILRLRARAARRERERLVASRVETVHVPA; encoded by the coding sequence GTGAGCAACGCCACCCTGCCGGGCGATCCCCCCGGCGGCCGCCGCGCCGTGACCGTGTGGTCCGTCGGCGTCGCGGTCTACTTCGTCGCCGTCATCTTCCGCACCTCCCTGGGCGTCGCCGGGCTGGACGCGGCCGACCGCTTCCACGTCAACGCCTCCGCCCTGTCCACGTTCTCCATCCTCCAGCTGCTGGTCTACGCCGGCATGCAGATACCCGTCGGCCTGCTGGTCGACCGGCTCGGCACCAAGCGGGTGCTGAGCATCGGCGCCGTGCTGTTCACGGCCGGGCAGCTGGGCTTCGCCTTCTCCCCGTCGTACGGCACGGCGCTCGCCTCCCGGGCGCTGCTCGGCTGCGGGGACGCGATGACCTTCATCAGCGTGCTGCGGCTGGGCACCCGCTGGTTCCCGGCCCGGCGCGGACCGCTGGTCGCGCAGCTCGCGGGCCTGACCGGCATGGCCGGCAACCTCGTCTCCACCCTCGTCCTCGCCCGGCTGCTGCACGGTGTCGGCTGGACCCCGGCGTTCGCGGGCAGCGCCCTGGCCGGCGCGGTCGTCCTCGTCCTCACGCTGCTGTTCCTGAAGGACCACCCCGAGGGGCACGAGCCCGAGCCGTTCCCGCACCGGGGCGCCGCCTACGTCCGCCGGCAGATCGCCGCCTCCTGGCGGGAGCCCGGCACCCGGCTGGGCCTGTGGGTGCACTTCACCACCCAGTTCCCGGCGATGGTGTTCCTGCTGCTGTGGGGCCTGCCGTTCCTGGTCGAGGCGCAGGGACTCAGCCGGGCCGCGGCCGGCGACCTGCTCACCCTGGTCGTCCTGTCCAACATGGCGGTCGGTCTGGTCTACGGCCAGATCGTCGCCCGGCTCCACGCGGCCCGGCTGCCGCTGGCCCTCGGCACGGTGGCGGCGACGGCGCTCGTGTGGGCGGCCACGCTCGCCTGGCCCGGCGCGCACGCCCCCGGGTGGCTGCTGGTGGTCCTCTGCGCGGTCCTCGGCGCCTGCGGCCCGGCCTCGATGCTCGGCTTCGACTTCGCCCGCCCGGCCAACCCGCCCGAGCGCCAGGGCACCGCCTCCGGCATCACCAACATGGGCGGCTTCACCGCCTCCATGACGACGCTGCTGGCGGTCGGGGTCCTGCTGGACGCCACCGGCGACGACTACACGGTGGCCTTCTCCGCCGTGTTCGTCCTACAGGCCCTCGGCATCAGCCAGATCCTGCGGCTGCGGGCACGGGCGGCCCGCCGGGAGCGCGAGCGGCTGGTGGCCAGCCGGGTGGAGACGGTGCACGTCCCGGCGTGA
- a CDS encoding carbon-nitrogen family hydrolase, with protein MRASLIQIAVDEGESVAARRQRVAALVREQAGADLVVLPELWTTGAFAYREFGPHAEPLEGPTHEAMARAASDAGVWLHAGSVPERDPDGSLYNTSLVFSPAGELVAAYRKIHRFGFDQGEAVLMGAGRDPVTVRLPATTLGVATCYDLRFPELFRSLVDAGAETLVIPAGWPERRRAHWTLLARARAVENQAFVLACGTAGTHAGVPQAGHSIVVDPWGEVLARAGAGEEVLTVDLDPTRVAATREQFPALKDRVLGLAPPRR; from the coding sequence GTGCGCGCCTCGCTGATCCAGATCGCCGTAGACGAGGGCGAATCGGTAGCCGCCCGGCGGCAGCGCGTGGCCGCGCTGGTCCGCGAGCAGGCCGGTGCCGACCTCGTCGTGCTCCCCGAACTGTGGACCACCGGTGCCTTCGCCTACCGGGAGTTCGGTCCGCACGCCGAGCCGCTCGAAGGCCCCACCCACGAGGCGATGGCCCGGGCCGCGAGCGACGCGGGCGTGTGGCTGCACGCCGGCTCCGTCCCGGAGCGCGACCCGGACGGCTCCCTCTACAACACCTCCCTCGTCTTCTCCCCCGCCGGTGAGCTGGTCGCGGCCTACCGCAAGATCCACCGCTTCGGCTTCGACCAGGGCGAGGCGGTGCTGATGGGCGCCGGGCGGGACCCGGTGACGGTCCGGCTGCCCGCGACCACCCTGGGCGTGGCCACCTGTTACGACCTGCGTTTCCCCGAGCTCTTCCGCTCCCTCGTCGACGCCGGCGCCGAGACGCTGGTGATCCCGGCGGGCTGGCCCGAGCGGCGGCGCGCGCACTGGACGCTGCTGGCCCGGGCGCGGGCGGTGGAGAACCAGGCGTTCGTGCTCGCCTGCGGAACGGCCGGGACGCACGCGGGAGTCCCACAGGCGGGTCACTCGATCGTGGTGGATCCGTGGGGCGAGGTGCTCGCGCGGGCGGGCGCCGGCGAGGAGGTCCTCACCGTCGACCTGGACCCGACGAGGGTGGCGGCCACCCGCGAGCAGTTCCCGGCCCTGAAGGACCGGGTGCTGGGCCTGGCGCCGCCCCGCCGCTGA
- a CDS encoding LURP-one-related/scramblase family protein, with the protein MRFLVRDRLLGIGDDYWIEDEHGRKVFLVDGKAMRVRDTFELKDAQGRVLIDIHQKMLALRDTMVIGRDGEDLATIRRKRLSLLRNHYRVRLADGTELDVSGKVLDREFAVEYDGELLAVISRRWLHVRETYGVDVVREDADPALLIAVAVCVIHLAEKEREED; encoded by the coding sequence ATGAGATTCCTCGTACGCGACCGGCTCCTCGGCATCGGTGACGACTACTGGATCGAGGACGAGCACGGCCGGAAGGTGTTCCTCGTCGACGGCAAGGCCATGCGGGTGCGGGACACCTTCGAGCTGAAGGACGCCCAGGGGCGGGTCCTGATCGACATCCACCAGAAGATGCTCGCCCTGCGCGACACCATGGTGATCGGGCGGGACGGCGAGGACCTGGCCACCATCAGGCGCAAGCGGCTGTCCCTGCTGCGCAACCACTACCGGGTGCGGCTCGCCGACGGCACCGAGCTGGACGTCAGCGGCAAGGTCCTGGACCGCGAGTTCGCCGTCGAGTACGACGGCGAACTGCTCGCGGTGATCTCCCGGCGGTGGCTGCACGTCCGGGAGACGTACGGCGTCGACGTCGTGCGGGAGGACGCGGACCCGGCCCTGCTGATCGCGGTGGCGGTGTGCGTGATCCACCTGGCCGAGAAGGAACGGGAGGAGGACTAG
- a CDS encoding DUF6458 family protein, translated as MGLGGCIILIAVGAILTFATDWHMQGVNLDLVGVILMAVGLIGIATFSGIARRRRVVVPTATPVVEEEPRHHHGGYSDGYGV; from the coding sequence ATGGGCCTCGGCGGGTGCATCATCCTCATCGCCGTGGGAGCCATCCTCACGTTCGCGACCGATTGGCACATGCAGGGCGTCAACCTCGATCTCGTCGGCGTCATCCTGATGGCCGTCGGCCTGATCGGCATCGCGACGTTCAGCGGCATCGCGCGCCGCCGGCGGGTCGTGGTCCCGACGGCGACGCCGGTCGTCGAGGAGGAGCCGCGCCACCACCACGGCGGTTACAGCGACGGCTACGGCGTCTGA
- a CDS encoding alpha-ketoacid dehydrogenase subunit beta — protein sequence MALAKAINESLRRALEADPKVLVMGEDVGKLGGVFRVTDGLQKDFGDERVIDTPLAESGIVGTAIGLALRGYRPVVEIQFDGFVFPAYDQIVTQLAKMHARSLGKVKLPVVVRIPYGGGIGAVEHHSESPEALFAHVAGLKVVSPSNASDAYWMMQQAIQSDDPVIYFEPKRRYWDKGEVATDAIPGPLHRARVVREGTDLTLAAYGPMVKLCQEAADAAAEEGKSLEVLDLRSISPLDFDTVQASVERTRRLVVVHEAPVFLGSGAEIAARITERCFYHLEAPVLRVGGYHAPYPPARLEEEYLPGLDRVLDAVDRALAY from the coding sequence ATGGCGCTGGCGAAGGCGATCAACGAGTCGCTGCGCCGCGCCCTGGAGGCGGACCCCAAGGTCCTCGTCATGGGCGAGGACGTCGGCAAGCTCGGCGGTGTCTTCCGGGTCACCGACGGCCTGCAGAAGGACTTCGGCGACGAGCGGGTCATCGACACCCCGCTCGCCGAGTCCGGCATCGTCGGCACCGCCATCGGCCTGGCCCTGCGCGGCTACCGCCCGGTGGTGGAGATCCAGTTCGACGGCTTCGTCTTCCCGGCCTACGACCAGATCGTCACGCAGCTCGCGAAGATGCACGCCCGCTCCCTGGGCAAGGTCAAGCTGCCGGTCGTCGTCCGCATCCCCTACGGCGGCGGCATCGGCGCGGTCGAGCACCACTCGGAGTCCCCCGAGGCGCTGTTCGCGCACGTGGCCGGCCTGAAGGTCGTCTCGCCGTCCAACGCGTCCGACGCGTACTGGATGATGCAGCAGGCCATCCAGAGCGACGACCCGGTGATCTACTTCGAGCCCAAGCGCCGCTACTGGGACAAGGGCGAGGTCGCCACCGACGCGATCCCCGGCCCGCTGCACCGGGCACGGGTCGTGCGCGAGGGCACCGACCTGACCCTGGCCGCCTACGGGCCGATGGTGAAGCTGTGCCAGGAGGCCGCCGACGCGGCGGCCGAGGAGGGCAAGTCCCTGGAGGTCCTCGACCTGCGCTCGATCTCCCCGCTGGACTTCGACACCGTCCAGGCGTCCGTGGAGAGGACCCGCCGCCTGGTCGTGGTCCACGAGGCCCCGGTGTTCCTCGGCTCCGGCGCGGAGATCGCCGCCCGGATCACCGAGCGCTGCTTCTACCACCTGGAGGCCCCGGTGCTCCGGGTCGGCGGCTACCACGCCCCCTACCCGCCGGCGCGCCTGGAGGAGGAGTACCTGCCGGGTCTGGACCGGGTGCTCGACGCCGTCGACCGTGCCCTGGCGTACTGA